CTCTCATAATATACTGCGTTGCCAACCTCAATTACATAGCTAGGTGTTTCTTTAGACTTAATCTGTTTTCATATTTACTTACCTATCTAATTATCTATCTATTTCTCGGTAGTCTTACTGTgtgtattttcttcttcttttactgattatcctggcccgcctcgattagcactGCTACCTGCGGAGCCAGGGGAATAAGGACTTattgtcaaataataaaatacgAGTCAGACTGGGACGAAACACTCTCAGAATTACAACAGCAACAGTGGTACAAGATACAGGATGACCACACCCCACTGTCGTCAATTCCTGTGCCTAGATACATTGGTATAGGCACTGAAAGCAAACTGTTCTGTTTCACCGTTGCCTCAGCTAAAGCATACTCAGCAGCCGTATACCTGTACTCCTCAGTTGGCAGAACTGCCAATGTAAACCTGATATTCTCTAAAGCTCGTGTTGCCCCAACAAAGCAACTCAGTATTCCAAGACTGGAATTATTAGCTGTTGTTATTGGAACAAGGTGCCTGAACTATGTAACTGAGCAACTGCAGTGACTGACCGAGTACTGTGGACAGACTCACAGTGCGTTCTTCATTGGATGAAAAGCCACAAACCGCTGCCCGTCTTTGTCCAAAGCAGGCTGAAAGAGATAAAGTCACACAAAGACATCAAGTTCAGATATGTAACCACAACTCAAAATCCAGCTGACTTAGCCACTAGAGGTGTTTCTGCAGAAGCCCTCATCGACAATCAACTGTGGTGGCATGGACCATCTTGGCTCAGTGATGATGAAACCAAATGGCCTTCATGGGACTTTCAGCAGATAGATGACAACACGCTGGACCAGATAGCCAAACAAGCTGGTAGTCCACAGATCATGTACGAGACTCCAGCCTTGattgaaatggaaaacaaacaagaacacTCTGTAAAGCCAGTTGCACCttttgaactgaatgaaaagaaCTATTCTTGCCTGACAAGACTTCTCAGAGTGACTGCGTGGGCCTTACGATTCatcctgaaagttaagaagaagagtacaggaaaagaagaacttaaagccgaagaaattgaaCAAACAAAATTGATGTGGGAGAGACATGTTCAGAACAGTAgtttttcatcagagatcaatGCAGTTAAGAAGAACACCAAGAACAATCTGAAGGATCAACTAGGCCTACAGTTAGATCAAAAGAGAATCCTCCGTTGCCATGGTAGAATGATCAGAGAAAACCTTCCAGAAAGTTCAATCTTCCCAAAGCTTCTACCAAAGAACCATGCCTTTACCAGCTTACTCATTAACAGTTTCCATGAAAAACTGATGCATGCTGGAGTATCCCACACACTGTCAGCTATCAGACGAGAATTCTGGATCCCACAAGGAAGAACAACGGTGAGAAACGTTCTCCTGAACTGTCGTAGATGTAGAAGACATCAAGGAGGCCCATACAAAATGCCCAAGATGGCTCCGTACCCACCTTCAAGAATAGAAGAGTCTTCACCCTTTACATACACAGGCCTTGACTATTTGGGACCCTTGTATGTCAAAGTGAATGGAGTAACACAGGAAGTTTGGGTCTGCCTATTTACCTGTTTAGCAGTCAGAGCTGTACATTTAGAAGTCATCCATGACTTGTCTGCACAACAGTTTGTTTTGTGTCTTAGAAGATTTATTGCCAGGCGTGGCAGGCCTAAAGAGATTATTTCTGACAATGCTTCTCAGTTCAAGCTAGCAAAGTCCACGGTTGAAGAAGCATGGCAGTTTGCAACAACTAGCCCCGACACACAGAGTTACTTAGCCAACGAAGGAATTACATGGAGCTTTATTATTGAACTGGCCCCCTGGATGGGAGGCTTCTATGAACGTCCTGTGGGACTTGTAAAACAAGCTCTCCGAAAGAGTATTGGCAAGATCTGTTTGAACATTGTCCAGTTGGAAACTATTCTTACGGAAATCGAAGCAGTCATAAATTCACGACCACTAGTGTATGTGGGAGCTGATCTGAAATCTGGATTTGCACTAACCCCTGGTGACTTCCTTAGTCTAAACCCGAAAACCGGTGTCCCATTCCTAGAAACAGAAGATGAACAACTGCAAGATCCAGACTTTGTTGAAAAACTCAGTTCAGCCAAGAAGCTTCTTGAAACATGGAAAAAAGGACAGAAACATCTTAACACATTCTGGAAACTGTGGTTTGATGAATATGTGCTAAGTCTCCGTGAAAGAAGCCAGAAGTACTTAAAAGCCCCTAGAGTTCAAGCAAACGTTCAACCTACAAAGGGAGATGTCGTGCTACTGAAAGAAAGTTCACCAAGAGGAACCTGGAAACTAGCAATGATTGAAGAAATCATCACAAGCAAAGATAACGAAGTACGAGCGGTCACTATCCGAACAGCAACAGGAAAGCTGCTGAACCGACCATTGAATTTTCTGTGTCCTTTGGAGTGCGCAGAAGTAAAACAAGAGTCTAACGAGTGTACCGAGCCTAGAAGTAGCAGTGAAGAGCAGCATGATGTACCCAAGCAGAAGAGCGGAATTGAACATGCCGAGAAACGCCCTCTTCGCAGAGCTGCAGCCGAAGCAAGAAGAAAGCTTAACAGATTACTGAACACTTagaatatgtaaaaaaaaaaacaaaaaaaaaacttgactgGCCCGGAGTGTCAAGGAGAAGCGTTACTCCGCGAGATTTAAGTAACACGGGATCCCCCGCGGGATTCCCGAAAACACGTGCAAAGAAACGGAGAGGCATGTTGAGAATAAAATCCGCCGTGTTGAGTTTATGTTTGTGTGAATGTGGTCCTCACTCGCCCATCGCGACAAcaatgtagtataatttccatctaaACTGGCGGGTaacgcacctcatacagttcgatgtaacttgtaaagtagatataaccatgcagttaatttagttgttatagtgtactatgtagtataatttccatctgaactggagGGTAatgcacctcatacagttcgatgtaactaaTGCACCTTTTATAATGTTTATAACATCTGTTCTTTTCCACTTCATTTTATATATGCAGGTTGTGCCTAGTGAAAAAGAGCTACCTGGGTTGAAGCAAGATTCTTCTCCATTTATCCTCATTGCGGGCGAACTCCCGAATTATGATGACATTTATATCGTTGCAAAAGGCGAACGAATACTAAACGTTTCGGGAGGCCACCTCGTTGCTCTTAAATgcttagtttgtttttattatactCAAGTCTGCACAAATACATACATTTTCTTGCCGAAGCACGCTCTCCAAATCTTCGATTCATACAAAATTCCTGTCAATGCGACGAAGCTTGGTTCTACCTTCTGCGAACGTGTGCGAtcacgatcgcagacgatcgaagaactagggagtttaagatctgcgacgccacggtaacgaaaacgtcatttaaaattcccACTTCAGgttaattaatctttttcgtcattatgttgccttatctaacttctaaaaagtagtgtaactttccaggaactgaattaggaggtgcggtgtcgaagctacgacagaaaattcaaattcgctgccttgtgttcacgttctctaAAAAACTTTAGcattggtaatttcacgtcgtagatttgcagaaaacgtgaaagaaatgtacaaaaatgaaaaatgaacgcgcagagcgtgcaaagctattgtttttgctcattaaatatgcataatttgtgacgttttcgctgccgtcgcgtcatagatcttaaactccctactttctgcgatctgcgatcgtctgcgatcatatggaaaccaaccTTAATGGCCCTAGGCTAAGTTATAGAAATGTGAATCTAGAGTCGTGCATTTTTTACTTAAGTAAGCGATTGTAATTTTACGCTTGAGTTTGTTACCCATCGATGTAGCGTCATGTGAAATTTTACTTATAAATTGATGataaataaacataattacaCTTCATTCTATGGTTGAATTATACGTTTTTTGGGGGTAATTTCAAGTTATTTAGATGGGGTAAAATTACACCATCCAAAAAGGGTAGCGGGGCTGGCAAGATCACTACACCGTCATTCGGGGTAATTTTACCCATCCTTTCTGATATTACTACCCTTGCTAGATGTGTAATTTTACAAGTGCAAAGTTGTATAATACCCATTTTACACTATTTTGCGTGCAAATTTAACATCCTTTTGAGAGTTAAACTACACTTTAGAAGTTGGCGTAAtattacacacaaaaaaagggCTAGCGGGGCTGGCAACAATTTTACACCATTTTTAAGTGTAGTCttacactttaatttttagGGTGTTCCAGCTGGTGTTTGGAATTATAGTGATTTAAATGCTTATATCAAACGAATAACAGGAAACGATGATATATCTTTGACTTTCAATTCAACAACATTCAGAGTTAAAATTGTATTACCAACTCAGGTCAGACTTGATTTAACAAAATCAGATTTTAATGATCCTATCGGTTTTGACAAAAAGATATTGACAAGTGGGACACATATTGGTAGTAAAGTTCCAAATTTGAGTCAAGATACAGACGTTCTAAATATCCATTGTGACCTTATTAATGATAGTTAAGTTGATGGTGAGGATACGGATATCATTTGTAGTTTTAGTAACAGCGTGCTACAACCATCGTATTCTTTCACCTTAGAACCAAGACGAACCACCTTTAATCCTATCAATAAAACCACTGTATCTTCAATAAGAATGTGGGTAACAGATGGAAAACGACGATTGCTCTACCTAAACGGAGCCGATGTtgcatattcattgattttaaaaagagtgGAATAATTTAACATAACAGTATAATAAAACCGTATGAACTCAAAAG
The sequence above is a segment of the Montipora foliosa isolate CH-2021 chromosome 2, ASM3666993v2, whole genome shotgun sequence genome. Coding sequences within it:
- the LOC137991173 gene encoding uncharacterized protein — its product is MKSHKPLPVFVQSRLKEIKSHKDIKFRYVTTTQNPADLATRGVSAEALIDNQLWWHGPSWLSDDETKWPSWDFQQIDDNTLDQIAKQAGSPQIMYETPALIEMENKQEHSVKPVAPFELNEKNYSCLTRLLRVTAWALRFILKVKKKSTGKEELKAEEIEQTKLMWERHVQNSSFSSEINAVKKNTKNNLKDQLGLQLDQKRILRCHGRMIRENLPESSIFPKLLPKNHAFTSLLINSFHEKLMHAGVSHTLSAIRREFWIPQGRTTVRNVLLNCRRCRRHQGGPYKMPKMAPYPPSRIEESSPFTYTGLDYLGPLYVKVNGVTQEVWVCLFTCLAVRAVHLEVIHDLSAQQFVLCLRRFIARRGRPKEIISDNASQFKLAKSTVEEAWQFATTSPDTQSYLANEGITWSFIIELAPWMGGFYERPVGLVKQALRKSIGKICLNIVQLETILTEIEAVINSRPLVYVGADLKSGFALTPGDFLSLNPKTGVPFLETEDEQLQDPDFVEKLSSAKKLLETWKKGQKHLNTFWKLWFDEYVLSLRERSQKYLKAPRVQANVQPTKGDVVLLKESSPRGTWKLAMIEEIITSKDNEVRAVTIRTATGKLLNRPLNFLCPLECAEVKQESNECTEPRSSSEEQHDVPKQKSGIEHAEKRPLRRAAAEARRKLNRLLNT